In the Corallococcus soli genome, TCCGCGCGTTTCATACGTATGACCGGTCCGCGCCCCCCATGGCGTGGCTGGCGTCCATCCTCGTTCGACGCTTCCTCGACTGGTGCCGGCACGACCGGCGCCACCCCCACGAGGAGTTCACCGACGCGATGGGGGACACCCTGGCGGAGGCCGAGGCGCCGTCGGAAATCTGGGCGCACTACACGCTTGAAGACGTGTGGAGCGCGGTGGAACAGCTTCCCCCGGAGCTGCGCGAGGTGGTCCGAATGAAGGACATGGAGCGACAGAGCTACGCGGAGATCGCCCGGCGGCTCGGCATCCCGTCCATGACGGTGGGCACCCGCCTGTTCCGCGCGCGCAAGAAGCTCAAGGAGCTGCTCCTCGCCCGACAGGGAAGCGCCGAGGTCCCGTCGTGACGCCGATGTGCGAACAGCTCGCCGCCTTCGTGGACGGAGAGCTGACCCCCGAGGAAGCACAGGCCTTCAGCGTCCACCTGGCGGAGTGCGCGGAGTGTCAGGCGGGGCTGGAGGATCAGGTCCAGGCGGGCCTCGCGGTCCAGGCCGCGGCGGAGGCCCGGGCTCCTGGGCCCGTCGCATCGGACTCGGACGCGCCCCGGCGCGTGGCGGCACCCCCCATGCGCTCGGAGCGCCCCCGCCCGCCCCGGGCCCCGGCCTGGGATCGCCGGCGCGTGGTGGGCTTCGCCGCGGCGGCCGCGGCCGTGGTGCTCGCCGTGCTGGCGGTGGTGCGGCCGTGGCGCGCGGCTGACGCGCCCCGGGAGCTGCCGTTCGCGCTCGCGTCGGCGCGTCCCCTG is a window encoding:
- a CDS encoding RNA polymerase sigma factor → MFRPRSPRAVPRPGESSASEKEGTPAARSDAAEFQALVARCAPALEERARILCRGRNPSDAKDLLQETYERAFRAFHTYDRSAPPMAWLASILVRRFLDWCRHDRRHPHEEFTDAMGDTLAEAEAPSEIWAHYTLEDVWSAVEQLPPELREVVRMKDMERQSYAEIARRLGIPSMTVGTRLFRARKKLKELLLARQGSAEVPS